A window of the Sabethes cyaneus chromosome 1, idSabCyanKW18_F2, whole genome shotgun sequence genome harbors these coding sequences:
- the LOC128745722 gene encoding uncharacterized protein LOC128745722, whose amino-acid sequence MADKVIKERIKKRERMFVSLKRHAQFLESYSVETHSGQISSRLEKLDKKWEEFETVQEEIADLDENGDHEEESNRAHERFENQYFEIRAALLEKTLPTRPAENLDTTMGRNNSGMGLHSGVRLPQITLPDFDGNYRSWLSFKSTYESLIHESVELSDVQKFHYLKSALKGEAAKLIESLTITNGNYAIAWETITKRYSNEYLLKKRHVQALIEYPKIQHESAIAIHGLVDEFEQRLKILTQLGEKTESWGALIVHWMCSKLDSQSLKLWEDHAASVDEPTFAVLIAFLEKRTRVLDALSSSNVEAEKFDQKTTNSRPRLAVNAATSNERPTYKCPCCGDDHYMARCAKFLKLNNKERLDLINAKRLCSNCFRTGHWVRDCNSAFNCRTCGKKHHSLIHPGFLVNDSQSTRQPSNEARECNVATGGEDEETIVDEEHRVGSYSVGTKHGRSYVFLSTVVLAVRDQNGEMHLARALLDNGSQANIMSERLSQILKLNRRAVNIPICGVGEMESKARHSVSTLVSSRVTDFSINVDFLILQRLTSVLPAANVSVSNWKIPEGIQLADPDFNINNRIDLLIGAEYFYRFLYERQRNQIRLGPGLPILVDTVFGWVVSGKATKEKATSINCCLATASENLEGLLERFWEMESCDDRPAWSKEEQDSEAHFAKTHSRLDDGRYVVQLPKQLNFDRMLGESRNMALDRFIKMEKRLDRDLEMKKQYHSVIQEYLDLGHMRKLSDEEVQLESDRLAKQQVYFLPHHAVVKQSSSTTKVRIVFDGSARSNNGYSLNDTLLKGPIIQDELLSLLIRFRKHEVALVADIEKMYRQVRVHSHDTSLQRIFWRFSPNEPIGVYELLTVTFGLTPSSFLAIRVLHQLAVDEGLKYPNAKAVLLKDFYVDDYIGGSSNIDGAIQLRTELNELMSKAALNSRPLMPLSDDPNDLKVLTPAHFLIGTPMQALPERDVRNVPTNRLTHYQQRQQLFQHYWQRWSNEYLTELQATSKKRQTTAVQQGNIVVLREDNLPPLRWPMARIIDVHPGADGVVRVVTVKTTNGIYKRPVNRICPLPSSCHSGI is encoded by the exons ATGGCAGATAAAGTAATCAAAGAAAGGATTAAAAAGCGTGAGCGCATGTTTGTGTCACTGAAAAGGCACGCGCAATTTTTGGAATCATACAGTGTGGAAACGCATAGTGGACAAATATCAAGCAGGTTGGAAAAGTTGGACAAAAAATGGGAGGAATTCGAAACCGTACAAGAGGAGATTGCGGATCTAGATGAAAATGGAGATCACGAGGAAGAAAGTAACAGAGCTCACGAAAGATTCGAGAACCAGTATTTTGAAATTCGTGCGGCGTTGCTCGAGAAAACGTTACCAACTCGCCCTGCAGAAAATCTAGACACTACGATGGGACGAAACAACAGCGGCATGGGATTGCATAGCGGAGTTCGTTTGCCCCAGATCACGTTACCGGATTTTGATGGGAATTATAGAAGCTGGCTGTCATTCAAATCTACTTATGAGTCTCTCATTCATGAATCGGTGGAACTAAGTGACGTCCAAAAATTTCACTATCTGAAGTCAGCGTTGAAAGGCGAAGCTGCAAAACTCATCGAATCGTTGACCATCACAAATGGTAATTATGCGATAGCATGGGAGACAATTACAAAACGATACTCCAATGAATACCTCTTAAAAAAGCGTCATGTACAAGCTCTGATAGAATATCCAAAAATTCAACACGAGTCGGCAATTGCAATTCATGGCTTGGTGGATGAATTCGAACAGCGCTTAAAAATACTAACACAACTGGGCGAAAAGACGGAGAGCTGGGGAGCATTGATTGTTCATTGGATGTGCTCAAAGCTCGATTCCCAGTCTTTAAAGCTATGGGAGGATCATGCGGCCTCGGTAGACGAGCCCACATTCGCCGTTTTGATTGCTTTTCTAGAAaagcgtactagagttttggaTGCATTATCGTCGAGCAATGTGGAGGCagaaaaatttgatcaaaaaactACAAACAGTCGTCCAAGATTAGCTGTAAATGCTGCTACAAGTAACGAACGACCAACTTATAAATGTCCATGTTGCGGGGATGACCATTACATGGCTCGATGTGCtaaattcttgaaattaaacaATAAAGAGAGGTTGGATCTCATAAACGCTAAACGACTTTGCAGCAATTGTTTTCGCACGGGTCATTGGGTGCGAGATTGTAATTCGGCTTTCAACTGTAGAACGTGTGGTAAGAAGCATCATTCGCTGATTCATCCCGGTTTTCTAGTTAACGACAGTCAATCAACAAGGCAGCCGTCAAACGAAGCGAGGGAATGTAACGTAGCTACGGGCGGTGAAGACGAGGAAACAATTGTAGACGAGGAGCATCGAGTAGGATCGTATAGCGTCGGAACAAAGCATGGTCGCTCGTATGTTTTTCTATCCACGGTAGTCTTGGCAGTACGAGATCAGAATGGTGAAATGCATTTAGCTAGAGCGCTGCTGGATAACGGTTCACAGGCAAATATAATGAGCGAGAGGTTGAGTCAGATACTAAAGTTGAACCGAAGAGCGGTTAACATCCCCATCTGCGGAGTAGGGGAAATGGAGTCTAAAGCTCGACACTCAGTCAGCACTCTCGTTAGTTCCAGAGTAACGgatttctcaataaatgtagATTTTCTCATTCTTCAACGACTGACGTCTGTTTTACCAGCAGCTAATGTTTCCGTATCAAATTGGAAAATTCCGGAGGGCATTCAACTGGCAGATCCAGATTTCAACATAAACAATCGGATCGACCTTTTAATTGGTGCGGAATATTTCTATCGGTTCCTTTACGAGCGACAGAGGAATCAAATTAGGTTGGGTCCTGGTCTTCCCATTCTGGTGGATACTGTTTTCGGCTGGGTGGTATCGGGAAAGGCCACAAAGGAGAAGGCTACTTCTATCAATTGCTGTCTGGCCACAGCATCGGAAAATTTGGAAGGTTTACTCGAACGTTTTTGGGAGATGGAGAGCTGTGATGATCGACCGGCTTGGTCGAAAGAGGAGCAAGATAGTGAAGCTCACTTCGCGAAAACTCACAGCAgattggacgatggacgatACGTGGTACAGCTTCCGAAACAGCTAAATTTCGATAGGATGTTGGGCGAATCTAGAAATATGGCGCTAGATCGATttataaaaatggaaaaacgattGGATCGTGATTTAGAGATGAAAAAACAATACCATTCCGTCATACAAGAATATTTGGACTTAGGCCACATGCGAAAATTGTCAGACGAAGAAGTGCAACTTGAGTCTGATCGATTGGCGAAGCAACAAGTATATTTCCTTCCGCACCATGCGGTGGTTAAGCAATCAAGCAGCACAACGAAAGTCCGTATTGTTTTTGACGGGTCAGCCCGGTCTAATAATGGATATTCTTTAAACGACACTTTACTCAAAGGGCCGATAATTCAAGATGAACTCTTGAGTCTTCTTATACGATTTCGTAAACATGAAGTAGCGCTAGTGGCAGACATCGAAAAGATGTATAGGCAGGTTCGCGTACATTCTCATGACACTTCACTTCAACGAATTTTTTGGCGGTTTTCTCCTAACGAGCCTATCGGCGTGTACGAGCTATTAACGGTTACGTTTGGATTAACACCTTCATCATTCTTAGCAATCAGGGTACTTCATCAGCTGGCGGTCGACGAAGGGCTTAAATATCCAAACGCGAAGGCAGTGCTGCTCAAGGATTTTTACGTGGATGATTACATTGGTGGGAGTTCTAATATCGATGGAGCGATTCAGTTGCGTACCGAACTAAACGAATTGATGTCCAAAG CGGCTCTCAATTCTCGGCCGTTAATGCCATTATCAGATGATCCCAACGATCTGAAGGTATTGACGCCGGCTCATTTTTTGATTGGGACTCCCATGCAAGCTTTACCTGAACGTGATGTGCGCAATGTTCCCACCAACCGCCTCACCCACTACCAGCAACGACAGCAATTGTTCCAGCACTATTGGCAACGTTGGAGCAACGAATATCTCACCGAATTGCAAGCAACCAGCAAGAAGCGACAGACAACAGCagttcaacagggaaacatcgTGGTACTACGTGAAGACAACCTACCGCCGTTACGTTGGCCTATGGCGAGAATTATCGACGTGCATCCTGGAGCTGATGGAGTGGTTCGCGTCGTAACCGTGAAAACGACCAACGGAATCTACAAACGTCCAGTCAACCGAATTTGTCCCTTGCCATCCAGTTGCCATAGTGGTAtttaa